The proteins below are encoded in one region of Ferroplasma acidiphilum:
- a CDS encoding IS630 family transposase: protein MIEMVFKRKYPKPDVSDEDLDKLRRIKSSMKEEKRKVIRLSIILDYLEDYSDDRIAARNNINKNTVKKCLSKLREFGLDAALNDLPRPGKPRIITDDDKAWIINLACTKPSDHGYPDELWSYTIMVDYIRKNNPSLKNISRSTVYEILNNAEIKPHKVRYYVEKRDNNFEEKMATVLHVYKEIDMVNNGVIIPELRDTVTLSFDKKPGIQAISLTSKELPPVPGKHPSVTRDYEYRRLGTLSLLAGIDLHTGIVTEIVSRTHNSDDFIAFLKKLDSSYTKNKKIRIILDNLKVHTSDKTREYLLTVPNRFEFVFTPKHGSWLNIVEMLFSKLARTMLREIRVNTIDELKERIDKYFEEINRSPVIFRWKYKMDEI from the coding sequence ATGATAGAAATGGTTTTTAAAAGAAAATACCCGAAGCCTGACGTTTCAGATGAAGATCTTGATAAACTCAGGAGAATTAAATCATCAATGAAGGAGGAGAAGAGAAAGGTAATAAGATTATCAATTATACTTGATTACCTCGAGGATTACAGCGATGACAGAATTGCAGCAAGAAACAATATTAACAAAAATACAGTAAAGAAATGCCTTTCAAAGTTAAGGGAATTTGGGCTGGATGCTGCATTGAATGACCTTCCAAGGCCTGGAAAGCCCAGAATAATAACAGATGATGATAAGGCATGGATCATTAACCTTGCATGCACAAAGCCATCAGATCATGGTTATCCTGATGAGCTATGGTCATATACGATAATGGTAGACTATATAAGGAAGAATAATCCTTCACTTAAGAATATAAGCAGGTCAACTGTATATGAAATATTAAACAATGCAGAGATAAAGCCACATAAGGTAAGGTACTATGTGGAAAAGAGGGACAATAATTTTGAGGAAAAGATGGCTACTGTGCTCCATGTATATAAGGAAATTGATATGGTAAACAATGGTGTTATAATACCCGAGCTAAGGGATACAGTAACATTATCATTTGACAAAAAACCAGGAATACAGGCAATATCCCTGACATCTAAAGAGCTTCCTCCTGTTCCCGGAAAACACCCTTCTGTAACAAGGGATTATGAGTATAGGAGATTAGGCACCCTATCGCTTTTAGCAGGGATAGACCTGCATACAGGCATTGTTACCGAGATAGTCAGCAGAACACACAACAGCGATGATTTCATAGCATTCCTTAAGAAACTGGATTCATCATATACAAAAAATAAAAAAATAAGGATAATACTGGATAACCTGAAGGTTCATACATCAGATAAAACAAGGGAATATTTATTAACAGTCCCGAACAGGTTTGAGTTTGTCTTTACCCCTAAGCATGGTTCATGGCTGAACATTGTTGAAATGCTGTTCAGCAAGCTTGCCAGAACCATGCTACGTGAGATCAGGGTAAATACCATTGATGAATTGAAGGAAAGGATTGATAAGTACTTTGAAGAAATTAACAGGTCCCCGGTAATCTTCAGATGGAAGTATAAAATGGATGAGATATAA
- a CDS encoding heavy metal-binding domain-containing protein, whose protein sequence is MTNIQDVITVTTPEVSGMIVVRTIGTVFGIVVRSRGLGGNVVAGLRSLAGGEIKEYTAMLTEARTHAVGRMKANASELGANGVVAMRFDSSEIGQTMSEIVAYGTAVVLEPVSGNH, encoded by the coding sequence ATGACTAATATTCAGGATGTAATTACGGTCACCACACCAGAGGTATCGGGCATGATTGTCGTGCGCACGATTGGCACAGTATTTGGGATCGTGGTAAGGAGCCGCGGATTGGGAGGCAATGTAGTAGCGGGGCTCCGGTCTCTTGCAGGTGGAGAGATCAAGGAATATACTGCTATGTTGACTGAGGCCCGTACCCATGCGGTCGGACGGATGAAGGCCAATGCCAGTGAACTGGGGGCTAATGGAGTTGTTGCTATGCGATTTGACTCCTCAGAGATCGGCCAAACCATGAGCGAAATTGTAGCATATGGGACAGCAGTGGTGCTGGAGCCAGTCTCCGGGAATCATTAA
- a CDS encoding transposase encodes MLIGNTVKMAIELNIFNKPVNVAIDEHDEPYTGNDNKYLIDAPFHKFRGTDMAYRFATLDCVGNNRFALSGIIKHPLDGIGNAKEVRMLIGHALSPGIKINTVLMDRGYLDSNVMNTVNSMKLKYIIPTKDNNKVKKFKNMDLKYCKDIYGNEFLFTVIRDNIGSLNKTYSNFVHIIYYSDKKHDFSFYTNINVNENNVMELAELYRKRWGIENGYQSRKIDIREKTHSNRMVIRYCLYFFSILVYNLWILINLIRRICGLSHIILMDFLIAMGNRKWKRIMNNNG; translated from the coding sequence ATGCTTATTGGCAATACTGTTAAAATGGCTATAGAATTAAATATATTCAATAAGCCTGTTAATGTAGCAATAGATGAGCATGATGAGCCATATACAGGCAATGATAATAAATATTTAATAGATGCACCATTCCATAAATTTAGAGGCACAGACATGGCATACAGGTTTGCAACATTGGATTGTGTAGGCAATAACAGATTTGCATTATCAGGAATAATAAAGCATCCACTGGATGGAATTGGCAATGCAAAGGAAGTTAGAATGCTTATAGGGCATGCATTGTCACCTGGGATTAAAATAAATACAGTATTAATGGATAGAGGCTACTTAGATTCCAATGTTATGAATACAGTAAATTCAATGAAATTGAAATATATTATACCTACAAAGGATAACAATAAGGTTAAAAAGTTTAAGAATATGGATCTGAAATACTGTAAAGACATATATGGCAATGAATTTCTATTCACTGTAATAAGGGATAATATAGGGTCATTAAACAAAACTTATTCTAATTTTGTCCATATTATATATTATTCAGACAAAAAGCATGATTTCTCTTTTTATACAAATATTAATGTTAATGAAAATAATGTTATGGAACTTGCAGAATTATATAGAAAAAGATGGGGCATAGAGAATGGTTACCAATCAAGGAAAATAGATATAAGGGAAAAAACACATTCAAATAGAATGGTTATAAGGTATTGTTTATATTTCTTTTCTATACTGGTATATAATCTATGGATCCTTATTAATCTTATAAGGAGAATCTGTGGTTTATCACATATCATACTCATGGACTTTTTAATAGCCATGGGAAATAGAAAATGGAAGAGAATAATGAATAACAATGGATGA
- a CDS encoding HEPN domain-containing protein: MSFSEAEILRKRASDFLEEGGHLIDIKKYDLAIFNLEQYCELILKYKMLIKLGYYPRTHSLKELINKLSELDDNIKDLVNNEKDLLYIGRLTDAYISARYMPFEFDEKETKNVYKFIVEVFNKYVNRI, translated from the coding sequence TTGTCATTTAGTGAAGCTGAAATTTTAAGGAAAAGAGCCAGTGATTTTCTTGAAGAAGGAGGACACTTAATAGATATTAAAAAATATGACCTTGCTATTTTTAATCTTGAGCAATATTGTGAGTTAATTTTAAAGTATAAGATGCTAATAAAATTAGGTTACTATCCAAGAACACATTCATTGAAAGAATTAATAAATAAATTATCCGAGTTAGATGATAATATAAAAGACCTTGTTAATAATGAGAAGGATTTACTTTATATAGGCAGGTTAACAGATGCTTATATTTCTGCGAGGTATATGCCGTTTGAATTTGACGAAAAAGAAACAAAAAATGTATATAAATTTATAGTTGAGGTATTTAATAAATATGTCAATAGAATATGA
- a CDS encoding APC family permease, producing the protein MDNALNRNSMTFWGLVFYAIMVIAPAGPFAFTGASAMEYAGKTAPLTFLIGGAILFLAVIAVYIYSEKVSNAGGYYKYVEVATHNKYLSKSVGFYYLFMVLSSIIGSSILLGWFLYIGLEVMVGYTLPFVFVVLVSFITSVIYLVVGILALNYSQKIAIVVGLFDLAFFLTLSAAIVIKSPYNGIQYFNIFNSTNGFHGFFLGMVTGGFVAFSGYGSIVVLAEETKTPGKTIKKAIVTSLLIMIAYDTFIIYANVGGLGPNLPAGLAYFAPGLYVTDSYYGIYITLLAFSVFLVSALISTVIFGNSAARDLYSLARDGILPKTFTKIHKEYRSPYMAVIAVFVVAVVGISLGLVPLVYYYGENNGLFDLLVINSIIGSVFTLSYHIIVNETLPVLMHRLKQLNPVTHIIAPTAASVMIGIAIYYSLIDLVWSLSAAYIFLPGLIILAIIITYSRKNKVQMDTIEQEDSERKARRTQQ; encoded by the coding sequence ATGGATAATGCTCTTAACAGAAATAGCATGACTTTCTGGGGCCTTGTATTCTATGCCATAATGGTTATTGCACCTGCAGGGCCATTTGCATTCACCGGTGCCAGTGCTATGGAATATGCCGGTAAGACAGCCCCACTTACATTTTTAATTGGCGGTGCAATTCTTTTCCTTGCGGTTATAGCAGTTTATATTTATTCCGAAAAAGTTAGCAATGCCGGAGGTTATTACAAATATGTGGAAGTTGCAACACATAATAAATACTTAAGCAAAAGCGTTGGATTTTATTACCTGTTTATGGTTTTAAGCAGCATTATAGGTTCCAGCATTCTTCTTGGATGGTTTCTCTATATAGGATTGGAGGTAATGGTTGGCTATACCCTACCATTCGTATTCGTTGTCCTTGTTTCATTCATAACTTCGGTAATTTATCTGGTAGTGGGAATATTAGCATTAAATTACAGCCAGAAAATAGCCATAGTAGTAGGATTATTTGATCTTGCTTTCTTTTTAACATTATCAGCAGCCATAGTAATCAAATCACCATATAATGGAATCCAGTACTTTAATATCTTTAATTCTACAAACGGATTCCATGGGTTTTTCCTTGGGATGGTCACTGGTGGTTTTGTTGCATTCTCAGGTTATGGCTCTATAGTTGTACTTGCCGAGGAAACAAAAACGCCAGGTAAAACTATAAAAAAGGCTATTGTTACATCGCTCCTTATAATGATAGCCTATGATACATTTATTATATACGCTAATGTTGGAGGATTGGGTCCCAACCTTCCAGCAGGCCTGGCATATTTTGCTCCAGGATTATACGTAACCGATAGTTATTATGGCATATATATAACTTTACTGGCATTCAGTGTATTCCTGGTTTCTGCACTTATTTCAACGGTGATATTCGGAAACAGTGCGGCTAGAGACCTATATTCCCTGGCAAGAGATGGCATATTGCCAAAAACCTTTACAAAAATACATAAAGAATACCGCAGCCCGTATATGGCTGTCATAGCCGTATTTGTTGTAGCTGTAGTAGGCATAAGCCTGGGGCTGGTTCCGCTGGTATACTACTATGGAGAAAATAATGGATTATTTGATTTACTGGTTATCAATTCAATTATTGGTTCTGTATTCACCCTGTCCTATCACATAATAGTAAACGAAACTCTCCCTGTTTTAATGCACAGGCTAAAACAATTAAATCCAGTGACACATATAATAGCACCTACAGCTGCATCGGTAATGATCGGTATAGCAATATATTATTCATTAATCGACCTGGTATGGTCATTATCAGCGGCGTATATATTCCTTCCCGGATTGATAATACTTGCTATTATCATAACCTATAGCAGGAAAAATAAAGTGCAGATGGATACTATCGAACAGGAAGATAGTGAGAGAAAGGCACGGCGCACACAGCAATGA
- a CDS encoding glycosyltransferase family 4 protein has protein sequence MEYKGDKININDIIEKYSKDISTCELIYDLDFQYYFENIKYGGELSLLMSNKTGKKLGVCLQDLDDVNMHFVPEIYSGYKFARIAPKLSGLVAGIALYDYTNRKLTMLKLTGARNLGFITMVNHSYTTNMKINFKNIYLLEPSNALDTGIKNFRGKEKENKIIFFARLVYRKGIFDFILIVKEIVKSLRVEVVVAGQFQHSYEERYFFALLSKYHLEKFVKYKGKLTDDELYSELSTAKAMVYPSHSDSFSISILQAIYLNTPVVAYDIAGISVYKKFNCVKLVKEFDTTAMAKATIDILNGKEIEFSDPALGSFIEEHNSWDRVASAHMEIIDKYTN, from the coding sequence ATGGAATATAAAGGAGATAAGATAAATATTAATGATATTATTGAAAAATACTCTAAAGACATAAGTACATGTGAATTAATATATGATCTTGATTTTCAGTATTATTTTGAGAATATAAAATATGGAGGGGAGCTTTCATTATTAATGAGCAATAAAACAGGTAAAAAGCTTGGTGTGTGTCTGCAGGATCTTGATGATGTGAATATGCATTTTGTGCCAGAAATTTACTCCGGGTATAAATTTGCTAGGATTGCCCCTAAATTGTCTGGCCTTGTAGCTGGAATTGCCCTTTATGACTATACAAATAGAAAATTAACCATGTTAAAACTTACCGGTGCAAGGAACCTTGGATTTATTACTATGGTTAACCACTCATATACAACAAATATGAAAATTAATTTTAAAAATATATACCTGCTTGAACCGTCAAATGCCCTTGATACCGGAATAAAAAACTTCAGAGGGAAAGAAAAGGAAAATAAAATTATATTTTTTGCAAGGCTTGTGTATAGGAAGGGAATATTTGATTTCATTTTAATCGTAAAGGAAATAGTAAAAAGTTTAAGAGTAGAAGTAGTAGTAGCTGGCCAGTTCCAGCATTCCTATGAGGAACGTTATTTTTTTGCACTATTGTCAAAATACCATCTGGAGAAATTTGTCAAATATAAAGGAAAATTAACAGATGATGAACTTTACAGTGAACTTTCCACAGCTAAGGCAATGGTATACCCATCACATAGCGATTCATTTTCCATATCTATACTTCAGGCTATATACCTTAATACTCCTGTTGTAGCATATGATATAGCTGGCATTTCTGTTTATAAAAAATTCAACTGCGTAAAACTTGTAAAGGAATTTGATACAACAGCCATGGCAAAAGCAACAATAGATATCCTGAATGGGAAAGAGATAGAGTTCAGCGATCCTGCACTTGGTAGTTTTATTGAAGAACACAACAGCTGGGACAGAGTTGCCAGTGCGCATATGGAAATTATTGATAAATACACAAACTGA
- a CDS encoding DUF2079 domain-containing protein, protein MSHLKVITNIASKLKNDPYFLWIFIVSLVFSILFTVYSSMAFNLVEMTGWDMGIYMQALSSGISGHLFYSALVPGSYLAEHFSPILFILLIPYYLFPSAYTLIVLQSFAIGFSTLVLYLLSKEILQRIGIIKAGKWLNASTISFIISMAYIMSPLTESPVFFDFHLMVFLPLFFFLAIYSFIKKKYILNIIFLALIVSIHSTFVSIALMAILFEIFLNRTFMITSNHSVVRGSIYFFISLAILVPYFIFAGILKGDIAGVPVSVLSIHVSGSVGPTTLVIDTFTNPVLVLHLLVQNYILKLTLLFFAFGGFAFLFIRYPASILTFVPYIIYSMFSTYPSYYTIGYQYTMIFIPMVAVSGVVGMYILVKSQMHRPSFKLQLRMALSVIIIIAILGFSIATPIVSGDANSNSIYTSATHYGNDTYMNQVIFEHEIANSIPKNATLVTGNGLFPLFGNDLNATAFPYTTDVIIKGDYYQYLVENQNSIWSSEPTHISGTNISLNMLEHEYMASGNYTVYAHNYGIIVLKRN, encoded by the coding sequence ATGTCACATTTAAAAGTAATTACAAATATTGCCAGTAAGTTAAAAAATGATCCGTACTTTCTATGGATTTTCATTGTGTCACTAGTATTTTCAATATTGTTCACAGTTTATTCTTCAATGGCATTTAACCTTGTAGAGATGACCGGCTGGGACATGGGTATTTATATGCAGGCGTTGTCATCTGGTATTTCCGGGCATCTTTTCTATTCTGCACTTGTTCCAGGGAGTTATCTAGCCGAGCATTTCTCACCTATTCTCTTCATCTTATTGATTCCGTACTATTTATTTCCATCGGCATATACCCTTATTGTACTACAGTCATTTGCCATAGGATTTTCAACACTTGTTCTTTATCTGCTTTCAAAGGAAATACTTCAAAGAATAGGGATTATCAAAGCAGGGAAATGGCTTAATGCTTCAACAATCTCATTTATAATATCGATGGCATATATCATGTCTCCATTAACCGAAAGCCCGGTTTTTTTTGATTTTCATCTAATGGTTTTTTTGCCGCTTTTCTTCTTTCTGGCTATCTATTCATTTATCAAGAAGAAATATATACTTAACATCATATTCCTGGCTTTAATAGTATCAATCCATTCAACCTTTGTATCTATCGCGTTGATGGCAATATTATTTGAAATATTTCTAAACAGGACATTTATGATAACCAGCAATCATTCAGTGGTCAGGGGGTCCATTTATTTTTTTATTTCCCTTGCGATTTTAGTGCCTTATTTTATATTTGCGGGAATATTGAAAGGGGATATTGCAGGAGTACCTGTCTCAGTATTGAGCATACACGTTAGCGGGTCAGTAGGCCCGACAACTCTGGTTATTGATACATTTACCAATCCTGTGCTTGTCCTGCATCTCCTTGTACAGAATTATATTTTAAAACTTACACTATTATTTTTCGCATTCGGTGGATTCGCATTTTTATTCATAAGATATCCAGCGTCCATATTAACATTTGTACCTTATATTATCTATTCCATGTTCTCTACTTACCCCTCATATTATACCATTGGGTATCAATACACTATGATATTTATTCCTATGGTCGCTGTCAGTGGGGTAGTCGGTATGTATATATTGGTAAAGAGTCAGATGCACAGACCTTCATTTAAATTACAACTCCGTATGGCTCTTAGTGTTATAATAATCATAGCAATACTGGGATTTTCAATTGCAACACCAATAGTATCTGGTGATGCTAATTCTAATAGCATATACACCTCAGCTACCCATTATGGAAACGACACATATATGAATCAGGTCATATTCGAACACGAAATTGCAAATTCAATTCCAAAAAACGCAACCCTGGTTACAGGCAATGGTTTATTCCCATTATTTGGGAATGACCTCAATGCCACAGCCTTTCCCTACACAACAGATGTAATAATAAAGGGAGATTACTATCAATATCTCGTTGAGAACCAGAATAGTATATGGTCGAGTGAACCAACCCATATCTCAGGAACAAACATATCGTTAAATATGCTGGAGCATGAATATATGGCCTCTGGTAATTATACAGTATACGCACATAATTATGGCATAATTGTACTGAAGAGAAATTAA
- a CDS encoding APC family permease, which yields MKDKKFISVPVATAVGLGAIIGAGIFVLSGTTIALAGANALIAFVLVGVLAIIIAMELGELGSIMPHAKGASFSYIYEAFGSEMGFITGILLYFSFSTAIAAIALGFGSYLGSLVGLHTGYYPIIFAIILIFVLAIVNIVGIKKAAKADFYLVMVKLAILSIFVIAAVILAYTTKSLNTSNFVTPVAKDNISAIFAASIAVFFAYSGFQSISTFTSDVKGGANKAAKAIILSVVISMVFYILVVLALILMVPASKYTISADPLAFALKYVHAPYSIYLLVTIGALIATTSATLAMIMTSSRILYQIGDNKLLPKFFRNFNYKKDVSVNGVIISSLIGIVMLFSGNIYIIAAISNFGLLLSYLVASFAIIHFRRIKKFGTFKTPLYPFTIIAGIILLIVFILGMPREALDIGVVIILLLFMLYYFFIELKRDKVIKEELFK from the coding sequence ATGAAAGATAAGAAATTTATCAGTGTTCCTGTGGCAACGGCAGTGGGGCTGGGAGCTATTATAGGCGCAGGCATATTTGTTTTAAGTGGCACTACCATAGCACTGGCAGGGGCTAATGCACTTATAGCTTTTGTTCTTGTTGGAGTACTTGCAATTATTATTGCAATGGAATTAGGTGAACTGGGTTCAATAATGCCCCACGCAAAAGGTGCTTCTTTTTCCTATATTTATGAGGCTTTTGGCAGTGAAATGGGTTTTATTACTGGCATATTGCTATATTTCAGCTTCTCCACAGCCATAGCGGCAATTGCATTGGGCTTCGGGTCATATCTTGGCTCCCTGGTAGGGTTGCACACAGGTTATTATCCCATAATATTTGCCATTATTCTGATATTTGTGCTTGCAATTGTAAATATAGTAGGAATAAAGAAGGCTGCAAAGGCTGATTTTTACCTTGTTATGGTAAAATTGGCGATACTGTCAATATTTGTGATTGCTGCAGTTATTCTTGCATACACAACTAAATCACTGAACACTTCAAATTTTGTTACACCGGTTGCTAAAGACAATATATCTGCTATATTTGCTGCCAGCATTGCAGTGTTTTTTGCATACTCAGGTTTCCAGTCCATTTCAACATTCACATCAGATGTAAAGGGTGGAGCCAATAAAGCAGCAAAGGCCATAATTCTATCTGTAGTAATCAGTATGGTATTTTATATTTTAGTGGTACTGGCGCTTATCCTCATGGTACCTGCTTCTAAATATACCATATCGGCTGATCCGCTTGCATTTGCATTAAAATATGTCCATGCACCCTATTCAATCTATTTGCTTGTGACCATAGGTGCCCTTATTGCAACAACTTCCGCCACCCTTGCCATGATTATGACATCTTCCAGAATATTATACCAGATTGGTGACAACAAGCTTTTGCCAAAATTTTTCCGTAATTTCAACTATAAAAAGGATGTTTCAGTTAATGGTGTAATTATTTCATCATTAATCGGGATAGTTATGCTATTCTCCGGGAATATTTATATTATAGCCGCAATAAGCAATTTTGGATTGCTTTTATCTTATTTAGTAGCAAGCTTTGCAATAATACATTTCAGGAGGATTAAGAAATTCGGAACCTTCAAAACTCCACTGTATCCATTTACTATTATTGCCGGAATAATCCTGCTGATTGTATTCATACTCGGCATGCCCAGGGAAGCACTGGATATCGGGGTTGTAATAATACTATTGCTGTTTATGCTGTACTATTTCTTCATTGAACTTAAAAGGGATAAGGTAATTAAAGAGGAACTGTTTAAATAA
- a CDS encoding transposase, with translation MTREIKKVGKYNYVYESSMVWDSEHSKRHKVSKYVGKVINGDIENPKKVREVVSIHGIYEIGHLELIFSLMKDVLSLLREEYPDDYTKIVAFSLNRLIFPLPLKSIKSWIEKTWLSRTIHELSPKSLSSMLKRIGQDQDKQKSIYMKLMKKNEVIAYDTSALFSYSPGIRMAEFGHNNNDINLPMIRIIMGFSRLRNEPCYIRLVPGSIADIDTLRKTEEELSPGTLFVMDRGFIDDNNFSKMDTNGLYFITPLKRDSKLPDYSINGDNFFMFRKRAIRYSSTTIKNYDIHVFEDILLRAMEENEYYSLVDSGKKPVYSPEKAGKIALITNVREKPQSIFELYKFRNDIEESFDVFKNLLQVDTPYLRDDDTLKGYVFVSFISLIAYYRLLKLLKAKKINNKISVKDALLQLSKIYLTDVGDRIIMAEIPKKVRELAEILELKPELFPKNVPS, from the coding sequence ATGACAAGGGAGATAAAAAAGGTTGGAAAATATAATTACGTTTATGAGAGCAGCATGGTATGGGATTCAGAACACAGTAAAAGGCACAAGGTTTCCAAATATGTTGGAAAGGTAATTAATGGTGACATAGAGAATCCTAAAAAAGTAAGGGAGGTTGTATCAATCCATGGAATATATGAGATTGGCCACCTTGAGCTCATATTCTCCCTTATGAAGGATGTATTGTCATTATTAAGGGAAGAATATCCTGATGATTATACGAAAATTGTTGCTTTCTCCCTCAACAGGCTAATATTCCCTTTGCCGTTGAAGTCCATAAAATCATGGATAGAGAAAACATGGCTTTCCAGGACAATACATGAACTATCACCAAAATCATTGTCATCTATGTTAAAGCGCATAGGGCAGGATCAGGATAAGCAGAAGAGTATCTATATGAAACTGATGAAAAAGAATGAGGTCATAGCCTATGATACATCAGCCTTATTCTCCTATTCACCTGGAATAAGGATGGCAGAGTTCGGGCATAACAACAATGACATCAATCTTCCAATGATAAGGATCATTATGGGATTTTCAAGGTTGAGGAATGAGCCATGCTATATCCGCCTGGTACCTGGAAGTATTGCAGATATTGATACATTAAGAAAGACGGAGGAAGAGCTCTCACCGGGAACTCTATTTGTTATGGACCGTGGATTCATAGATGACAATAATTTTAGCAAAATGGATACGAATGGATTGTACTTTATAACACCATTGAAAAGGGATTCAAAGCTCCCTGACTATTCCATAAATGGAGATAATTTCTTCATGTTCAGAAAAAGGGCTATAAGATACTCTTCCACTACTATAAAAAACTATGATATTCATGTATTCGAGGATATATTGCTCAGAGCCATGGAGGAGAATGAGTACTATTCGCTTGTTGACTCCGGGAAGAAACCTGTATATTCACCTGAAAAGGCAGGAAAGATTGCACTTATCACCAATGTAAGGGAAAAGCCGCAATCAATATTTGAATTATACAAGTTCAGGAATGACATAGAGGAATCATTCGATGTATTCAAGAATCTTTTGCAGGTGGATACACCATACCTGAGGGATGATGATACATTAAAAGGGTATGTATTTGTTTCTTTCATATCCCTCATTGCATATTACAGGCTCTTGAAGTTGTTAAAGGCAAAGAAAATCAATAATAAAATTAGTGTAAAGGATGCTCTTCTGCAGCTGTCAAAGATATACCTTACTGATGTTGGAGATAGAATAATAATGGCAGAGATACCAAAGAAAGTCAGGGAACTTGCTGAAATCCTGGAACTTAAACCGGAGCTGTTCCCTAAAAATGTGCCGAGTTAA
- a CDS encoding transposase, with protein sequence MMGERRKWKAEEKLAIIKEIEDTGKVIETCRKYSISSGMYYKWNLNSAHF encoded by the coding sequence ATGATGGGTGAAAGAAGAAAATGGAAAGCAGAGGAAAAACTTGCAATAATAAAAGAAATAGAAGATACTGGAAAGGTTATTGAAACATGCAGGAAATATTCAATAAGCAGTGGGATGTATTATAAATGGAACCTTAACTCGGCACATTTTTAG
- a CDS encoding nucleotidyltransferase domain-containing protein, which translates to MSIEYELKKLNYLKNYREACKEVYRLVKNIDNNARVFVFGSVLTGNTTASSDIDILVLESNKDLKDEINIKVLKYIDAPVELHIVDNNGLDWYKRFSDNIEEIK; encoded by the coding sequence ATGTCAATAGAATATGAGTTAAAAAAATTAAATTATCTAAAAAATTATCGGGAAGCGTGCAAAGAAGTTTATAGATTAGTCAAAAACATAGATAATAATGCAAGGGTTTTCGTTTTTGGATCTGTTTTAACAGGAAATACAACCGCTTCAAGTGATATAGATATACTGGTGCTGGAAAGTAATAAGGACTTAAAAGATGAAATAAATATTAAAGTGTTAAAGTATATCGATGCGCCTGTTGAATTACATATAGTAGATAATAATGGACTCGACTGGTATAAAAGATTTTCAGATAATATTGAAGAAATCAAATAA